The following are from one region of the Streptomyces changanensis genome:
- a CDS encoding methionine ABC transporter permease, whose product MTWSEMQPLLTQGTIDTLYMVLWATVVSVLGGLPLGLLLVLTDKGGLLRNTVVNKVVGAVVNIGRSLPFIILLIALIPFTKLVVGTFIGPTAMIVPLAIGAIPFFARLVETAVREVDHGLVEAVQSMGGSVPTIVRKVLLPQALPSLVSAVTTTVIVLIGYSAMAGAVGGEGLGSKAITYGYQRFDTAFMLVTVVILIVVVTVVQLVGDGVVRLLARRGRTAS is encoded by the coding sequence GTGACCTGGTCCGAGATGCAGCCCCTGCTCACCCAGGGCACCATCGACACCCTCTACATGGTCCTGTGGGCCACGGTCGTCTCCGTACTCGGCGGTCTGCCCCTGGGCCTCCTCCTCGTCCTCACCGACAAGGGCGGGCTGCTGCGCAACACCGTCGTCAACAAGGTCGTCGGCGCCGTCGTGAACATCGGCCGCTCGCTGCCGTTCATCATCCTGCTGATCGCGCTGATCCCGTTCACGAAGCTCGTCGTCGGCACCTTCATCGGCCCCACCGCGATGATCGTGCCCCTGGCCATCGGCGCCATCCCGTTCTTCGCGCGGCTCGTCGAGACCGCCGTCCGCGAGGTCGACCACGGCCTGGTCGAGGCCGTCCAGTCCATGGGCGGCTCCGTCCCGACCATCGTCCGCAAGGTGCTGCTGCCGCAGGCCCTGCCGTCCCTGGTCTCGGCGGTCACCACCACCGTCATCGTCCTCATCGGCTACTCCGCCATGGCCGGCGCCGTCGGCGGCGAGGGCCTCGGCTCGAAGGCCATCACCTACGGGTACCAGCGCTTCGACACCGCGTTCATGCTGGTCACCGTGGTGATCCTCATCGTGGTCGTCACCGTCGTCCAGCTGGTCGGGGACGGCGTCGTCCGCCTCCTCGCCCGCCGCGGCCGCACCGCGTCCTGA
- a CDS encoding GNAT family N-acetyltransferase, protein MGMSVTISAASAQDAEHILKLQYLCYQGEAELCGDYTIEPLTQPLADLTAELERGHALVARLGDEIVASVRGEADETGTVRITRLIVHPRLRRHGLGGRLLDAIEEHFATGGAGVAKRFRLLTGHRGDGNLRLYRGRGYETVGVERVAPGRTLLTLEKAA, encoded by the coding sequence ATGGGCATGAGCGTGACCATCTCAGCGGCAAGCGCGCAGGACGCCGAACACATCCTCAAGCTGCAGTACCTGTGCTACCAGGGCGAGGCCGAGCTGTGCGGCGACTACACCATCGAGCCGCTCACCCAGCCGCTGGCCGACCTGACGGCCGAGCTGGAGCGCGGCCACGCACTGGTCGCCCGCCTCGGCGACGAGATCGTCGCCTCGGTGCGCGGCGAGGCCGACGAGACCGGCACCGTCCGCATCACCCGGCTCATCGTCCACCCCCGGCTGCGCCGCCACGGCCTGGGCGGCCGGCTCCTCGACGCGATCGAGGAGCACTTCGCGACGGGTGGCGCCGGCGTCGCCAAGCGGTTCCGGCTGCTCACCGGCCACCGCGGCGACGGCAACCTGCGGCTGTACCGCGGCAGGGGGTACGAGACGGTCGGCGTCGAGCGGGTCGCCCCCGGTCGCACGCTGCTGACCCTGGAGAAGGCCGCCTAG
- a CDS encoding methionine ABC transporter ATP-binding protein: MITTKGLTKVYESRGRQVTALDGVDLHVREGEVFGVIGQSGAGKSSLIRCVNLLERPTSGTVTVDGTDLTALAGRGPRAGKDLRRARSRIGMVFQHFNLLSSRTVQDNVELPLEILGASGAERSRRALELLDLVGLADKAKAYPGQLSGGQKQRVGIARALAGNPKVLLSDEATSALDPETTRSILQLLRDLNRQLGLTVLLITHEMDVVKTVCDSAALMKRGRVVESGTVAELLATPGSELAAELFPVSGHATGPDRTVVDVTFHGEAATQPVVSQLARTYNIDISILGAAMDTVGGRQIGRMRIELPGRYDENVVPVGFLREQGLQVDVVDDAAPAGETADAPAARPAAEEVAK; encoded by the coding sequence GTGATCACCACCAAGGGCCTGACCAAGGTCTACGAGTCGCGAGGCCGCCAGGTCACCGCTCTGGACGGCGTCGACCTGCACGTCCGCGAGGGCGAGGTGTTCGGCGTGATCGGTCAGAGCGGCGCCGGCAAGTCCTCGCTGATCCGCTGCGTCAACCTCCTCGAACGCCCCACCTCCGGCACCGTGACGGTGGACGGCACCGACCTCACCGCCCTCGCCGGCCGCGGCCCGCGCGCCGGCAAGGACCTGCGCCGGGCGCGCAGCCGCATCGGCATGGTCTTCCAGCACTTCAACCTGCTGTCCTCGCGCACCGTCCAGGACAACGTCGAACTGCCGCTGGAGATCCTCGGCGCCTCCGGCGCCGAGCGCTCCCGCCGCGCCCTCGAACTCCTCGACCTCGTCGGCCTCGCCGACAAGGCCAAGGCGTACCCCGGCCAGCTCTCCGGCGGCCAGAAGCAGCGCGTCGGCATCGCCCGCGCCCTCGCCGGCAACCCGAAGGTGCTGCTCTCCGACGAGGCCACCAGCGCCCTCGACCCCGAGACCACCCGCTCCATCCTCCAGCTGCTGCGCGACCTCAACCGGCAGCTGGGCCTGACCGTCCTGCTGATCACGCACGAGATGGACGTCGTGAAGACCGTCTGCGACTCGGCCGCGCTGATGAAGAGGGGCCGGGTCGTCGAGTCCGGCACCGTCGCCGAACTCCTCGCCACCCCCGGCTCCGAACTCGCCGCGGAACTCTTCCCCGTGAGCGGCCACGCGACCGGCCCCGACCGCACGGTCGTCGACGTCACCTTCCACGGCGAGGCCGCGACCCAGCCGGTCGTCTCCCAGCTGGCCCGCACCTACAACATCGACATATCGATCCTCGGCGCCGCCATGGACACCGTCGGCGGCCGACAGATCGGCCGCATGCGCATCGAGCTCCCCGGGCGCTACGACGAGAACGTCGTCCCCGTCGGCTTCCTGCGCGAACAGGGCCTCCAGGTCGACGTGGTCGACGACGCGGCCCCCGCCGGGGAAACCGCCGACGCCCCCGCCGCCCGCCCGGCCGCCGAGGAGGTCGCGAAGTGA
- a CDS encoding MetQ/NlpA family ABC transporter substrate-binding protein, protein MRNTVKTIAAFGGITALTLGLTACGTASDPAAAGAAGDASAPLVVAASPTPHADILTYVKDNLAQKAGLKLEVKEFTDYVLPNTATQDGQVDANYFQHKPYLDDFNKKNGTTIVPVVDVHLEPLGLYSQKAKSLKDLKPGQTVAVPNDTTNEGRALKLLADNGVIVLKAGVGADAKLSDITDRKGLEIKELEAATVPRALSDVDAAVINGNYAIEAKLTPAKDALALEKPEGNPYANFLAVKKGNEDDPRVKKLAGLLNSPEVKKYIEATYKGSVTPAFGAAG, encoded by the coding sequence GTGCGTAACACCGTCAAGACCATCGCCGCGTTCGGTGGCATCACCGCCCTCACCCTCGGCCTCACCGCCTGCGGAACCGCCTCGGACCCGGCGGCCGCCGGCGCCGCGGGTGACGCCTCCGCGCCGCTCGTCGTCGCCGCGTCCCCCACGCCGCACGCCGACATCCTCACGTACGTGAAGGACAACCTCGCGCAGAAGGCCGGCCTCAAGCTGGAGGTCAAGGAGTTCACGGACTACGTCCTGCCGAACACCGCCACCCAGGACGGCCAGGTCGACGCCAACTACTTCCAGCACAAGCCGTACCTGGACGACTTCAACAAGAAGAACGGGACCACCATTGTCCCCGTGGTCGACGTCCACCTGGAGCCGCTCGGCCTGTACTCGCAGAAGGCGAAGTCCCTCAAGGACCTCAAGCCCGGCCAGACCGTCGCCGTCCCCAACGACACCACCAACGAGGGCCGTGCCCTCAAGCTCCTCGCCGACAACGGCGTGATCGTCCTCAAGGCCGGTGTCGGAGCCGACGCCAAGCTCTCCGACATCACCGACAGGAAGGGCCTGGAGATCAAGGAGCTGGAGGCCGCCACGGTCCCCCGCGCCCTGAGCGACGTCGACGCCGCCGTCATCAACGGCAACTACGCCATCGAGGCCAAGCTCACCCCGGCGAAGGACGCCCTCGCCCTGGAGAAGCCCGAGGGCAACCCGTACGCCAACTTCCTCGCGGTCAAGAAGGGCAACGAGGACGACCCGCGCGTGAAGAAGCTCGCTGGGCTCCTCAACTCGCCCGAGGTCAAGAAGTACATCGAGGCCACCTACAAGGGCTCGGTGACCCCCGCGTTCGGCGCCGCCGGGTAA